In Helicobacter mastomyrinus, a single genomic region encodes these proteins:
- a CDS encoding Mor transcription activator family protein — protein MDKNLLEQICESYKNGMSWEKIYKKYGGVSIYIPKVSPSAREGIIKECNGYNFAFLAHKYNLSERKVREIVREAKEKGEKNENNRD, from the coding sequence ATGGATAAGAATCTACTAGAACAAATTTGTGAAAGCTATAAAAATGGTATGAGTTGGGAAAAAATCTATAAAAAGTATGGGGGTGTGAGTATCTATATCCCCAAAGTCTCCCCGAGTGCGAGAGAAGGTATCATCAAAGAGTGTAATGGCTATAACTTTGCCTTTTTAGCGCATAAATATAACCTAAGTGAAAGAAAGGTGCGTGAGATTGTGCGGGAAGCTAAAGAAAAAGGAGAGAAAAATGAAAACAACAGAGATTAA
- a CDS encoding phage protein GemA/Gp16 family protein, whose product MKTIKANRKSLLCIIHTHPQYKTIKENNAWESWLLVRYGVESCKALCDEELREVIGNFNGHISDRDFVKREHRGEMISGSQERKIAALLALLGWGDGAYCKFVKRQIGDLKLPHTLSKSEATCVITGLQKIVGER is encoded by the coding sequence ATGAAAACAATTAAGGCTAATCGTAAAAGCTTACTTTGCATTATCCACACCCACCCGCAGTATAAGACTATCAAAGAAAATAATGCGTGGGAATCTTGGCTACTTGTGCGCTATGGCGTAGAGAGCTGTAAGGCTCTTTGTGATGAGGAGCTAAGGGAGGTGATTGGGAATTTTAATGGGCATATAAGCGATAGGGATTTTGTAAAAAGAGAACATAGGGGTGAAATGATAAGTGGCTCACAGGAGCGAAAAATAGCGGCATTACTTGCCCTCTTGGGCTGGGGTGATGGGGCTTATTGTAAGTTTGTCAAACGACAAATTGGCGATTTGAAGCTCCCACATACACTTTCAAAGAGTGAAGCTACTTGTGTTATCACAGGCTTACAAAAGATAGTAGGAGAGCGATAA
- a CDS encoding AAA family ATPase — protein sequence MSLELIYNLSLKGENLHEKLEFLIPHFLPKKMITTIYADGGNGKSYLSAAICKRLCKSESVRHIVYVDLDNPISMLVDRGYDTLLLNEPKIAYIHRCKLNIKPFELLCALEKQALGSKYEGYVFIFDSLRNFVDIDNDKSAMALFDVAMNLREAGATIIALHHSNKDGKNFKGSSHIRNSTDVMYRLERLEGESQKVCVKLIAQKERAGIRDMSFGIDVRDLSLNEVDSKIANMNEKQKDFVLKAKAVLEHSNPNKTQLLLACGYEKGDKWARETLQHFEGLFWESLPKGKNNALTYHLLTTPTTLTTPREIEACDVKDNRGAEYENN from the coding sequence ATGAGCTTAGAATTAATATATAATCTTAGCCTTAAGGGTGAAAATCTACACGAGAAACTTGAGTTTTTAATCCCGCACTTTTTGCCTAAAAAGATGATTACTACCATTTATGCCGATGGTGGCAATGGTAAAAGCTATTTGAGTGCGGCAATTTGCAAGAGGCTCTGTAAGAGTGAGAGCGTGAGACATATCGTATATGTGGATTTAGATAATCCTATCTCTATGCTTGTGGATAGGGGCTATGATACTTTGCTTTTAAATGAGCCTAAAATCGCTTATATTCATCGCTGTAAGCTTAATATTAAGCCCTTTGAGCTTTTATGTGCGCTTGAGAAGCAGGCACTGGGAAGCAAATATGAGGGGTATGTGTTTATATTTGATTCATTGCGTAATTTTGTGGATATTGATAATGATAAGAGCGCAATGGCACTCTTTGATGTAGCGATGAATTTGCGTGAGGCTGGAGCTACTATCATAGCCTTGCACCATTCTAACAAAGACGGAAAGAATTTCAAGGGCAGCTCACATATACGCAATTCTACCGATGTGATGTATCGCTTGGAGAGATTGGAGGGTGAATCACAAAAGGTATGCGTAAAGCTCATTGCGCAAAAAGAGAGAGCGGGCATTAGAGATATGAGCTTTGGCATTGATGTGCGGGATTTGAGCTTAAATGAGGTAGATTCTAAAATCGCTAATATGAACGAGAAGCAAAAAGACTTTGTTTTAAAAGCAAAGGCGGTGCTAGAGCATTCTAATCCTAATAAAACGCAGCTCCTCCTTGCCTGTGGCTATGAAAAGGGCGATAAATGGGCGCGAGAGACACTGCAACACTTTGAGGGCTTATTTTGGGAAAGTCTGCCAAAAGGGAAAAATAATGCCCTTACTTATCATCTGCTTACAACACCTACAACACTTACAACACCGCGTGAAATAGAGGCTTGTGATGTTAAGGATAATAGAGGAGCAGAATATGAAAACAATTAA
- a CDS encoding host-nuclease inhibitor Gam family protein, which produces MAIQDYESVDKALKRLCELEVKITHIEGEVTLACNKIKEEYKPQVESLNNEANFIRAEIESFCESHKADFADKRSKELVFGTIGYRLSKSVSLPRVKAKVESLIAAIKSFGLRDCLIYEEKPNKEALAELDEGSLVKLGLKRVVKDNFRIEPKIEALNNNK; this is translated from the coding sequence ATGGCAATACAAGATTATGAGAGTGTAGATAAGGCACTTAAAAGGTTATGTGAATTAGAGGTGAAAATCACTCATATTGAGGGTGAAGTAACGCTTGCTTGTAACAAGATTAAAGAGGAATACAAACCTCAAGTAGAAAGTCTTAATAATGAGGCAAACTTTATCCGCGCAGAGATTGAATCTTTTTGTGAATCTCACAAGGCAGATTTTGCAGATAAGCGAAGCAAGGAGCTAGTCTTTGGCACGATAGGCTATCGCTTGAGTAAATCAGTGAGCCTCCCGCGCGTGAAAGCAAAAGTAGAATCTTTAATTGCAGCGATTAAGAGCTTTGGGTTAAGGGATTGCCTCATTTATGAGGAGAAGCCAAATAAAGAGGCTTTGGCAGAGCTAGATGAAGGCTCATTGGTGAAGCTTGGATTGAAGCGCGTAGTGAAAGATAATTTCCGCATTGAGCCAAAAATTGAGGCATTAAATAATAATAAATGA
- a CDS encoding DUF4406 domain-containing protein: MMIFVSSPYAAVLSSIKDEAEALSTITSLALDGCKAVVDMGYIPLSPVLAFEGVYNERTQRDCAIGASLEMLKKCDAIYIVRSPYNEYSQGMILEKELATRLNMLIYEGVRNGNTRL, from the coding sequence ATGATGATTTTTGTAAGCAGCCCTTATGCGGCAGTGTTATCTAGTATAAAAGATGAGGCAGAAGCTTTAAGCACAATTACCTCTCTTGCGCTTGATGGCTGCAAGGCAGTAGTAGATATGGGATATATCCCTCTCTCTCCTGTGCTTGCGTTTGAAGGCGTATATAATGAGCGCACACAAAGGGATTGTGCGATAGGCGCGAGTTTAGAGATGCTTAAAAAGTGTGATGCAATCTATATCGTCAGAAGCCCATACAATGAGTATTCTCAAGGAATGATACTCGAAAAAGAGTTAGCCACAAGGCTTAATATGCTTATATATGAAGGAGTTAGAAATGGCAATACAAGATTATGA
- a CDS encoding AAA family ATPase — translation MKNVNLNQVREELEIFLKVQNISQAALGRAIGVSSASISTFRKGEYKGNNKELGRKIKLYLDDYANKNKGGAKKENVQVYESHDKQMADFVINEAVRDKEIAIIVGVAGSGKSTIAKDYARLHPNAILIEATLHSTARVILDELCERTHISGGRNLHEKVLLIAKELKRRDVVILIDEAEHLSVRALEDLRRIWDFSSCPLILFGTEILLKNLIGKNGELRQLYSRIGGKWNMKGLSQEECETLFFKGIHAYTKGNFRSSEKLYRRAARLAELHDVKIDKDIIAQAVSMIIV, via the coding sequence ATGAAAAATGTAAATTTAAATCAAGTGCGAGAGGAGCTAGAGATATTTTTAAAAGTGCAAAATATCTCTCAAGCGGCTTTGGGTAGAGCTATTGGCGTAAGTAGCGCGAGTATCTCTACCTTTCGCAAGGGCGAGTATAAGGGCAATAATAAAGAGCTAGGGCGCAAAATCAAGCTCTACCTTGATGATTATGCAAACAAAAACAAAGGAGGCGCAAAAAAAGAAAATGTGCAAGTCTATGAAAGCCACGATAAGCAAATGGCGGATTTTGTCATCAATGAGGCGGTGAGAGATAAAGAGATTGCCATTATCGTAGGTGTGGCAGGGAGTGGTAAAAGCACGATTGCTAAAGATTATGCGCGCTTGCACCCCAATGCGATTCTCATTGAAGCTACACTCCATAGCACTGCCAGAGTGATTTTAGATGAGCTATGCGAGCGCACACATATTAGCGGCGGGAGAAATCTGCACGAAAAAGTGCTCCTTATAGCCAAAGAGCTTAAAAGGCGCGATGTGGTGATTCTTATTGATGAGGCGGAGCATTTAAGTGTGAGGGCATTAGAGGATTTACGCAGGATTTGGGATTTTAGCTCCTGCCCTCTTATCCTCTTTGGCACGGAGATTCTCTTAAAGAATCTCATAGGTAAAAATGGCGAATTGCGACAGCTCTACTCACGCATAGGTGGTAAATGGAATATGAAAGGTCTCTCTCAAGAGGAATGCGAGACACTCTTTTTTAAGGGCATACACGCCTATACAAAGGGCAATTTTAGAAGCAGTGAGAAGCTCTATCGCAGGGCGGCTCGACTAGCAGAGCTACACGATGTGAAGATTGATAAAGATATCATCGCTCAAGCGGTAAGTATGATTATTGTGTAA
- a CDS encoding DDE-type integrase/transposase/recombinase gives MGQWVSSKEFAKAHSVKIDTLYKTIQRNSKCEKKICKIIGKFCPILYANGHIGGNAGKVLRIWSEPFKTQAEAEAFVESYIKAQEASFQKITTPTTLTTPHKIGTSSVLAQEQAKALSCPSHFIQSAQSKTMFDNKDDDGQLRALDAFSKASQKDKNLALEKKSIIKEWEAYKARGVNAKDFIALLNAGGQYSCVLSENKLYAWQRAYKRGGIDGLLDERGKNRKAQSKIKELGLEELTNKLILASRGRVNISSLHRMLHIHLDSVGKADLADFLAKRSEVISYCVLERYVKAYLKAHPIEAKIIYRGEDAAVGNFLPALGQSNWAADSINQIVEIDATSIDAIIDTSEIARSLGLEVENIESWQKRFVLISLIDTYSGVCSFHISDTENALGVSRAIAKYITTYGKPKCIKSDNGSAFVSKYIKEVLMRLDIEHIKAKAYAGWCKPYVERNFARLQNHLMEWIKGYIGHSVSQRQAIEFFFSRAQRRLKRGQKSNQTNLHTLKELGQMIDAYTHSLMNNAYLQRLDSTPAEAYNARVNEAVRIHEYELCSKLSPLERRAVNKKGIAYGGLWYQSAAMFAHTSVFVAANINNTKELFMYDEQHRFIGVASNLDSEEMSAEMARNAQKIFYKELKARKVKMQEARAEVEAQFPQMLLQAHKKMPKTHMPILKAINDSNLKRAKLLDEAKQKAVGSDVLDSIKEVKQEKKRDLSFEAAVLKKAK, from the coding sequence ATGGGACAATGGGTAAGTAGCAAGGAGTTCGCAAAAGCGCATAGCGTTAAAATAGATACCCTATATAAAACAATTCAACGCAATTCAAAATGCGAGAAAAAAATTTGCAAAATTATAGGCAAATTTTGTCCTATATTGTATGCAAATGGACATATTGGAGGTAATGCTGGTAAAGTCCTCCGCATTTGGAGTGAGCCATTTAAGACGCAAGCAGAGGCAGAGGCGTTTGTGGAATCTTATATAAAAGCACAAGAGGCTTCTTTTCAAAAGATTACAACACCTACAACACTAACAACACCGCATAAAATAGGCACTTCTAGCGTTTTAGCACAAGAGCAAGCAAAAGCCTTGAGCTGTCCATCACACTTTATACAAAGCGCACAATCTAAGACTATGTTTGATAATAAAGATGATGATGGGCAGTTGAGGGCTTTAGATGCTTTTAGCAAAGCTTCACAAAAAGATAAGAATCTCGCCCTAGAGAAAAAATCCATTATCAAAGAATGGGAAGCATATAAGGCAAGAGGTGTGAATGCAAAAGATTTTATCGCGCTGCTGAATGCAGGTGGGCAATACTCTTGTGTCTTAAGCGAAAACAAGCTCTATGCGTGGCAGAGGGCATATAAGAGAGGTGGCATAGATGGGCTGCTTGATGAGCGAGGCAAAAATAGAAAAGCCCAAAGCAAGATTAAAGAGCTTGGATTAGAGGAGCTCACAAACAAGCTTATTTTGGCAAGTCGTGGCAGGGTGAATATCTCCTCACTGCATAGAATGTTGCATATCCACCTTGATAGTGTGGGCAAGGCGGATTTGGCGGATTTTTTAGCCAAAAGGAGCGAGGTAATAAGCTATTGTGTGCTTGAGCGATATGTCAAGGCTTACTTAAAAGCTCACCCCATAGAAGCAAAAATTATTTATCGTGGTGAAGATGCGGCGGTTGGGAATTTCCTCCCTGCACTTGGGCAGAGTAATTGGGCGGCGGATTCTATTAATCAAATCGTAGAAATTGATGCGACAAGCATTGATGCGATTATTGATACAAGCGAAATAGCGCGCTCTCTAGGGCTTGAGGTAGAGAACATAGAATCTTGGCAAAAGCGATTTGTGCTTATTTCACTCATTGATACTTATAGTGGCGTGTGTAGCTTCCATATAAGCGATACCGAAAATGCGCTCGGTGTCTCTCGCGCCATTGCAAAATACATCACTACCTATGGCAAACCAAAGTGCATTAAAAGCGACAACGGCAGCGCATTTGTGAGTAAATATATCAAAGAAGTGCTTATGCGACTTGATATAGAGCATATCAAAGCTAAGGCGTATGCTGGGTGGTGTAAGCCCTATGTGGAGCGAAACTTTGCGCGTTTGCAAAATCACCTTATGGAATGGATTAAAGGCTATATCGGGCATAGTGTGAGCCAAAGACAAGCCATTGAGTTTTTCTTCTCTCGCGCACAGAGGCGACTTAAAAGAGGGCAAAAAAGCAATCAAACCAATCTTCACACGCTTAAAGAGCTAGGGCAGATGATAGATGCCTACACGCATTCTTTGATGAATAATGCGTATTTGCAGAGATTAGATTCTACACCCGCAGAGGCGTATAACGCGCGTGTAAATGAGGCAGTGAGAATCCACGAATATGAGCTTTGCTCTAAGCTTTCCCCGCTTGAGAGGCGCGCTGTGAATAAAAAAGGTATCGCTTATGGTGGGCTGTGGTATCAAAGTGCTGCTATGTTTGCGCATACAAGTGTATTTGTGGCAGCAAATATCAATAACACCAAAGAGCTTTTTATGTATGACGAGCAGCACCGCTTCATCGGCGTAGCGTCAAATCTTGATAGTGAGGAGATGAGTGCGGAAATGGCGCGGAATGCGCAAAAAATCTTTTATAAAGAGCTTAAAGCGCGCAAGGTCAAAATGCAAGAGGCACGCGCAGAAGTCGAGGCGCAATTCCCACAAATGCTTTTACAAGCGCACAAGAAAATGCCAAAAACGCATATGCCCATACTCAAAGCCATTAATGATAGCAACCTTAAGCGTGCGAAGCTGCTTGATGAGGCAAAGCAAAAGGCAGTGGGCAGTGATGTTTTAGATTCTATAAAGGAGGTGAAGCAAGAAAAGAAAAGGGATTTAAGCTTTGAAGCAGCGGTGCTGAAAAAGGCAAAATAA
- a CDS encoding LexA family transcriptional regulator, whose protein sequence is MIRELREDMGLSQIELAEAIGVSERTMRRYEQEEDSIQIGTLKKIFDVLGMSSDKSFFVQQMSSNPINDVQHSKNVTKSLLSPVTKSSDECYLVEKNENVHKSKSISLNDGVHKLSISPKPTAQINTDVVQIPIYDDVVASAGGGVINDEYPTQSVGIDKGFLRTHFGLSSFLGLSIITAKGDSMSPTIPENCQLLVQKSVPKEGQICVVRIDDELYVKRLQKLPKYRLISDNKSYENIELEGREYDIIGVVVGFFKRMI, encoded by the coding sequence ATGATTAGGGAATTAAGAGAGGATATGGGATTAAGCCAAATAGAGTTAGCAGAGGCTATCGGTGTTTCAGAACGGACTATGCGTAGATATGAACAGGAAGAAGATTCTATACAGATTGGGACATTAAAAAAAATATTTGATGTGTTAGGTATGTCCAGCGATAAATCTTTTTTTGTCCAGCAAATGTCCAGCAATCCTATAAATGATGTCCAGCATTCTAAGAATGTTACTAAGTCGTTACTAAGTCCTGTTACTAAGTCATCTGATGAGTGTTACTTAGTCGAAAAAAACGAAAATGTCCATAAGTCAAAGTCCATAAGTCTTAATGATGGTGTCCATAAGTTGTCCATAAGTCCCAAACCTACCGCTCAAATCAATACTGATGTAGTTCAAATCCCTATTTATGATGATGTAGTCGCAAGTGCAGGAGGTGGCGTGATAAACGATGAGTATCCCACACAAAGCGTAGGCATAGACAAAGGCTTTTTGCGCACACACTTTGGGCTTAGCTCATTTCTTGGGCTTTCTATTATCACTGCTAAAGGCGATTCTATGTCTCCTACAATCCCAGAGAATTGCCAACTCCTAGTCCAAAAGAGTGTGCCTAAAGAGGGGCAGATATGTGTAGTGCGTATTGATGATGAGCTCTATGTTAAACGCTTACAAAAGCTTCCCAAATACCGCCTTATAAGTGATAACAAGAGCTATGAAAATATAGAGCTAGAGGGGCGAGAATATGACATTATCGGTGTGGTTGTGGGGTTTTTTAAACGAATGATTTAA
- a CDS encoding MotE family protein → MRFLAIIAFLGSLCVFSFAENSKLLDCSIIFEARKDEIKAQLDEIDERQQALQVLQNATQVLLDEKERQLHDREQDLNQKIASFTQEQEQAKAAEQETHQRNLAELEQKSKEIEQLIAKNEEILSQIKTQKDDKIIKAYKGMKEAKAAAILADLPEEEAVEILSQMEVKDITKILGKMDNQKAAKITSSIRLVAPNRLPSTTPSNPQGNGEAQDGASSTEEKQETDNPQDTTLEAP, encoded by the coding sequence ATGAGATTTTTAGCTATCATAGCGTTTTTAGGCAGCTTGTGCGTATTTAGCTTTGCAGAGAACTCAAAGCTACTTGATTGTAGCATTATTTTTGAAGCACGTAAAGATGAGATTAAGGCTCAGCTTGATGAGATTGATGAGCGGCAGCAAGCTCTGCAAGTATTGCAAAATGCCACACAAGTGTTACTTGATGAGAAAGAGCGCCAACTCCACGATAGGGAGCAGGATTTAAACCAAAAAATAGCCTCTTTTACACAAGAGCAAGAGCAAGCAAAAGCAGCAGAACAAGAGACACATCAGCGCAATCTCGCAGAATTAGAGCAAAAAAGTAAGGAGATAGAGCAGCTTATTGCAAAAAATGAGGAGATTCTCTCTCAAATTAAGACACAAAAAGATGATAAGATTATCAAGGCTTATAAAGGTATGAAAGAAGCCAAAGCAGCGGCTATACTTGCCGATTTGCCCGAAGAAGAAGCTGTGGAAATACTTTCCCAAATGGAAGTGAAGGATATAACCAAGATTCTAGGCAAGATGGACAACCAAAAAGCGGCTAAGATTACCTCTAGTATCCGTCTAGTTGCGCCTAATCGTCTTCCTAGCACCACTCCAAGCAATCCTCAAGGCAATGGAGAAGCACAAGATGGGGCTTCTTCCACTGAAGAAAAGCAAGAAACAGATAATCCGCAAGATACTACACTAGAAGCTCCATAG
- a CDS encoding flagellar export protein FliJ — MKTKFSAIVSLRKKDMQECERIIMQNENKIASKKMQIDEIADELVALQMPQKGAFDVFRAYNEMKRMLLLAMHNVQQELDELLKEKRVLQEQYKKHHMEYEKMSFLDKKEQEAMIKALKIQEKRETDEIVIMLYGNPESRAV, encoded by the coding sequence ATGAAGACAAAGTTTAGCGCTATTGTGAGTTTGCGTAAGAAAGATATGCAAGAGTGTGAGCGAATCATTATGCAAAATGAGAATAAAATCGCTAGCAAAAAAATGCAAATAGATGAAATTGCTGATGAGCTTGTAGCGCTTCAAATGCCACAAAAAGGTGCGTTTGATGTTTTTAGAGCGTATAATGAGATGAAGAGAATGCTTCTTCTTGCTATGCACAATGTACAGCAAGAACTTGATGAGCTTTTGAAGGAAAAGCGAGTTTTGCAAGAGCAGTATAAAAAACATCATATGGAGTATGAAAAAATGTCTTTTTTGGACAAAAAAGAACAAGAGGCGATGATAAAAGCTTTAAAGATTCAAGAAAAAAGAGAAACTGATGAAATTGTGATTATGCTTTATGGAAATCCAGAAAGTAGAGCAGTATGA
- a CDS encoding adenylosuccinate synthase — protein sequence MADLIVGIQWGDEGKGKVVDAIAGGYDYVVRYQGGHNAGHTIVVNERKIALHLLPSGILYNRCKNVIGNGVVINLQALLSEMNAFGDLQGRLFVSDKAHIILPYHEILDRAREQHKHKAIGTTGKGIGPCYGDKVSRNGVRLADLRNLSLLKSKIESIYEQAQYVQNLYGVALPSVESVIEYIESVSKDILPFVTDTTQLLWEAQERGEKILLEGAQGSMLDIDHGTYPFVTSSTTIAAGACSGSGLAPRDIKSVIGIAKAYCTRVGNGVFPTEDMGEVGERLRKAGEEFGTTTGRARRCGWFDTVAVRYAVRLNGCESLSIMKLDVLDGFSSIKVCVGYEYDGKEIDYIPTDYERVKPIYREFEGWDKTYGVRYFADLPKAAQVYINELEQIIGARIAMISTSPERDDTIRR from the coding sequence ATGGCTGATTTAATTGTGGGGATTCAATGGGGTGATGAGGGCAAGGGCAAGGTTGTTGATGCCATTGCAGGGGGGTATGATTATGTTGTGCGTTATCAAGGCGGACATAATGCGGGGCATACGATTGTTGTCAATGAACGTAAAATTGCATTACATTTGTTGCCTTCAGGGATTCTGTATAATCGATGTAAAAATGTGATTGGCAATGGCGTAGTGATTAATCTTCAGGCTTTGCTAAGTGAGATGAACGCATTTGGTGATTTGCAAGGGCGGCTTTTCGTGAGTGATAAGGCACATATTATTTTGCCTTATCACGAAATTTTAGATAGAGCTAGGGAGCAGCATAAGCATAAGGCGATTGGCACGACAGGTAAGGGCATAGGACCTTGTTATGGGGACAAGGTATCACGCAATGGTGTGCGTTTAGCAGATTTGCGTAATCTCTCTTTGCTAAAAAGCAAGATAGAATCTATTTATGAGCAAGCACAATATGTGCAGAATCTCTATGGAGTGGCACTCCCAAGTGTTGAAAGTGTGATAGAGTATATAGAATCTGTTTCAAAGGATATTTTGCCTTTTGTTACTGATACGACACAGCTTTTATGGGAAGCACAAGAGAGGGGTGAGAAGATTCTCTTAGAGGGTGCACAGGGTAGTATGCTTGATATTGACCACGGCACTTATCCCTTTGTAACAAGCTCTACCACAATCGCCGCAGGGGCTTGTAGCGGGAGTGGCTTAGCCCCTAGAGATATTAAAAGTGTTATTGGCATTGCTAAGGCATATTGCACGAGGGTTGGCAATGGTGTATTCCCTACCGAAGATATGGGAGAGGTGGGCGAGAGATTACGCAAGGCGGGAGAGGAATTTGGCACGACAACAGGACGTGCAAGGCGGTGTGGGTGGTTTGACACGGTGGCTGTGCGATATGCAGTGCGTTTGAATGGCTGTGAAAGCCTTAGCATTATGAAGCTTGATGTGCTTGATGGCTTTTCTTCAATTAAAGTATGTGTGGGCTATGAATATGATGGCAAGGAAATTGATTATATTCCTACTGATTATGAGCGGGTAAAGCCTATTTATAGGGAATTTGAAGGTTGGGATAAAACCTATGGGGTGCGCTACTTTGCGGATTTACCAAAGGCGGCGCAAGTTTATATTAATGAGCTAGAGCAGATTATTGGTGCAAGAATTGCTATGATTTCTACAAGCCCGGAACGTGATGACACTATTAGGCGTTAG
- a CDS encoding ATP phosphoribosyltransferase regulatory subunit: protein MILEHELPQGSKLYFDTSAKLKRNIESCAIKAFYENDYREIVTPTFTFLEHQSDILNRELVRLSSESNHQIGLRYDTTFEAMRIVTKHITRSSEHKKWFYIQPVFSYPTTEIHQIGAEHLGGESLAPVMCLGVHILQELGLKPYLQISNMQIPLLCAKHSGVDIEVFASQNVGKLLEMEGYVADLVHIKTKQDVQKAIHTAPTFLRGELERLLECASYCEYEKSIFSPLAFSPTSYYGGLFFRMFMGNATLLQGGKYSIGEQSSCGFAIYTDEVVECLI from the coding sequence GTGATTTTAGAACACGAGCTACCACAGGGAAGCAAACTCTATTTTGATACTTCAGCCAAACTCAAACGTAATATAGAATCTTGTGCAATTAAAGCATTTTATGAGAATGATTATAGAGAGATTGTAACGCCCACTTTCACATTCTTAGAACATCAAAGTGATATTTTGAATCGTGAGCTTGTGCGACTAAGCAGTGAGAGCAATCATCAAATTGGATTGCGCTATGATACGACATTTGAGGCTATGCGTATTGTTACAAAACATATTACCCGCAGCAGTGAGCATAAGAAGTGGTTTTATATCCAGCCTGTGTTTAGCTATCCCACAACTGAAATCCACCAAATCGGTGCAGAACATCTAGGTGGTGAAAGTCTTGCACCTGTGATGTGTTTAGGGGTGCATATTTTGCAAGAGCTAGGCTTAAAGCCCTATTTGCAAATCTCTAATATGCAGATTCCACTTTTGTGTGCTAAACATAGCGGTGTGGATATAGAGGTGTTTGCTTCTCAAAATGTGGGAAAACTCTTAGAAATGGAAGGCTATGTGGCGGATTTGGTACATATAAAGACAAAGCAAGATGTGCAAAAAGCCATACATACTGCTCCCACTTTCTTACGTGGAGAATTAGAGCGTTTGCTTGAATGTGCGAGTTATTGCGAATATGAAAAAAGTATTTTTTCTCCTCTTGCCTTTTCGCCTACCTCATATTATGGAGGGTTGTTTTTCCGTATGTTTATGGGTAATGCCACTTTATTGCAAGGAGGCAAATATAGCATAGGAGAGCAAAGCTCTTGTGGGTTTGCCATCTATACTGATGAGGTAGTAGAATGCCTTATTTAA